The following is a genomic window from Hyperolius riggenbachi isolate aHypRig1 chromosome 4, aHypRig1.pri, whole genome shotgun sequence.
GGGGCCGGCTGGCACCGCGGTGCTGTAATTCTGCCTGAGACGCTGCTCTTTAAGTTGCCAAGCATCTGTTACTAGTAACTAACATGATAGGATTACCTTTTagatatacagaaaaaaaaaaacgtctgcTGCTTCAGCTGTCTAAAAAGGTCTCTCTTAATTCAATGAGCCCTTTCagaataaaaagcaaaaaaacaccGCCATCTGCTGGCCTCCCGCCTCAATAGGTGGCTGATTGAGTGGCCTCCAACACTGCACTCTGCCTGTTGTACCAGAGAGGTCAAAAGAGAGGACTTTTTTCGAGCTGGAGTTAGCATGTTAGCTCTTTCAATGGCTCCTATTCTCATaaaaagaacttttttttttttaccctgacCGGGGCTTACGGTTACAACTAATGAATATTGCAAAGAGTGCCGCCTGCCCTTGACCCAAGTAAATATTTTGTCTAACCTTCAATACACTGGTGAGTGCATCAGGCTTCTTAACAAACAAGATCTACCTTTCTACCATTCCAGTCTCATCCTAGGTGGGGAAAAGGtagacaaaaagaaaaagaaaaacagagcaCCAAGACTGGAGAGTCCAGACATTAGATGGATGCTGTGAGATTAGCACTGAGTCTTCTTCTGCAAACTACATCAACTAATCACCCAACAACACAAAGGGAGATTAGGATGAAACAACAAGTGATTGACGTAAACAATGCAACGCGCTAAACCTTCGATTGTCAATTCCCCCAACTATTCTtttgaaggatgaaaagaaaacacAGCGTCAGGCAATGCCTACAAGTAATGACTTGAtatcaagagatttttttttctattgtaaatGAAAGTTATTAAGTGAGTCATTTTGTTTATACTCAACACACCCACAAACCCAAGTGCATGTATCCAGGGTGAAAGGGGCCAATGCTGTCAGTGACCTTCTTACCAGACAAGGTCTTACTCCAAACCTCTCATAAACAACAGTGTGCAGAGGCAGAAAGCAAACTTCTGCTTACCGGTAGTTGCCATGGGCTACTGCATGCTACTATTGTATATGCATCTTTCAGTTTATAGTGTTAACATACTCTGTAATGTCAGTGCATTGCACACAGTGTCTTGGGTCCAAAACCACTGGCTTAATAAAATagaacatacacatatatatttttatccCAATACATCTTTGGAAATACCTTTACAAGTGTGAaattaatatactgtaaataccccATCTAGTCTTGGCTGGCAGTTCTTACAAAGTGGTACCAAAATTCATATGTATAGAAGCCCCAAAACATTTTTGCCAGGTTGACCTGCTTACCAGACTCGCTGTGGCTCTCATCTCCAGAGCTGGCGCTGTTTAAGCACGGCTGGGCACAGCTCCTGGCTGGCACAGAAGATGGTACGACGGCTGTTGGTATGGCACTGATGGGTGTAGCAGTTGGAACGTTTCGGACGCTCTCTCCCTTGTTGACCGGGAAGGGGAAAACCACCGCGGGGTCCACACAGTGAGAGGCAGGGTTGTTTAAATCCTCTCCTTGCCCAAGTAGGTTGCTGGCAGCTGTGGTGCCAGTCTGGCTGGGGGCTGCAGGTTCTACAATCTCAGCTGTCTTGCCCAGCTTCTCGTTGACAGCCCTCTCCAGCTTCTCCCTGGCAGAAAAGCCACTCCACATGCAGTCCTGGATGATGATGGACTTGAGGTTGCAAGGGGACAATCCCAGCTCGTTGCTCTGGGGCAAACCCCAGCCAGAACTCCCCAGCAAGTCAGCTTCAGGGGGCAGCAAAAGGAACTCCGATGCCCAGTCCAAGGCATCCCCATCCCCAGGTAAGCCATACTCGAGCAGGGGTCCTTGCCCAGGGGACAGTGGGTCACTCTGTAGCCCAGCTCGactaggggagagaggaggagtggggaGCAGCTCAAACTTCTTCCAGATGTCTTCTCCTGGTGGAGCACAGTCTGGCCCGCACAGATAAAAGTCGTCCTCATCAGGGTAAAAACACGGCTGCAGGGAGTCAAACTCCAGGTCGGGGTTTTTACTCACTACCCCAGGCATCTTCccgatatactcctggctaccaaaCGCTGATGAACGACCAGAGACAGGTTATCCGGAGATCCAGCCACCTACTATCTGGAAGAGAAAGAGATGCTCTGTTCAGGACTACGAGACAGAAGACACTGATCCTGCCTGTCTAGGATATTACAGATGAATAGCAATAAGAGAGGATGAGAGTGCCAACGGTCCATGCAGTTCTGAGAGGGTAGCTTCTAGCAGGAGATGCAGGCGAAGGATACACAGGGGTCTCTTTTGCTAGAACTGGGCTCTGCACCACTAACACTAGCAACACCCACATAGACTGATCTCACTGTACCATGCCTGCTCAATGAAtatagatgcaaaaaaaaaaaaaaaaagcatagtcTGCTCCTGGGTGGTATCTAAAGGTCTGTGTACCAGATATAGTCAATCTGATTATTTTAGCCCTAACACATTATTtagtcctgattttttttttctttcttattttaATCACTTTTGCCATCCCCGAGTATTGTCCTTGCATGCACTCACAAAATGTCTGCATTTtcctatactgtactgtatagaaATGTGCAACACACAGCATCATAGCCCTGGCAACCACATACCAGCTGCTGGACCTGGCATCTTGATTTGACAGCTAATGTCTCTCACCCACAAGGGGTGGTGCAACACTCTCCAACCACTCAAAGGGTTAACGAAAATAAAATTAGCATTCTTATGCCATCGCTGTGCAGGTATATAAACTATAAGCTGCTCTGACTGCTTCCTATAGGGGCTGATTTTATCAGCTAGTGTACACAACGTTGATGATGATGTGCACAGTGCAATCACCTACGGCAAACAGATCTCACCTCTCCAGCAGTCTGGAGCACTAACAGCAGTGAGTAATGGTTGCCGTGGGTTACTGCAACCCATAAATCACTTATCTCCACGGAGACAAGACAAGCACTCAGCCTATAGAGGGGGAATCAGTGCAGACAGTGCATGATGTAAGACAACTGCAATTTGCAGGAGAGCCCCTGACAGAAGACACACTGCAAATGAAGCAGCATGCAACAACAGAGATGGCGatagcaaaatatatatatatatatcatgcatGGATGAAGATGACAGCAATATAGAGCATGCACTGGTGTGATGATCAGAGCAATACAAAGCATGTCATTGGGGAAGGATAACAAACTACATGCATAAACTACAGCATGCACTATGGGTGGTCAAAGCAATACACAGAACCAGTGGGTGTGATAATCATAACAATATAGAGCAGATACTACGGATAATCACAGCAGTGATCTGTTCTATAGCATGCCAAGGGGAGGACCACAACAGTAGTGTACAGCATGCACTTATGTGATGCTATCAGTGATATAATACAGCATGCAATGTGCATGATCAGGGCAGTGATATATAGCGTGCAGTGGTGTAATGGTCAGAGCAGTAATATAGAGCATGCCCTGGGGATCACCAGCAGTAATATATAGCATGGACTGGAGATGAACAGCAGTAATATATAGCAAGTAATATATAGCATGGAATGGGGATGAGCAGCAGTAATATATAGCAAGTATAGCATGCACTGGGGATGATTGGAGAAGTAATATATAACATACAATGGGGATGATCAGAGCAGTATTATATAGCAAGTAATATATTGCCTGCAGTGGTGTGATCAGAGCTGTAATGTATAACATGCAGTGATGTGATGTGATGATCAGAGAAGCAAGTAATATATTGCATGCAGTGCTGTGATGATACAGCATGCAATTGGGATGATCAGAGCTGTAATATATAACAAGTAGTATATTGCATGCAGTGTTGTGATGATCAGAGCAGCAAGTAATATATAGCATTGCAATGGGGATGATTAGAGCAGGGTAATATTTGCTGTAATATATAGCATGCAGTGCTGTGATGATATATGGCATGCAGTGCTGTGATGATATATGGCATGCAGTGCTGTGATAATCAGAGCTGTAATATATAGCATATAGTGCTGTGATCATATATGGCATGCAGTGCTGTGATCATATATGGCATGCAGTGCTGTGATAATCAGAGCTGTAATATATAGCATATAGTGCTGTGATCATATATGGCATGCAGTGCTGTGATCATATATAGCATGCAGTGCTGTGATAATCAGAGCTGTAATATATAGCATATAGTGCTGTGATCATATATGGCATGCAGTGCTGTGATGATCAGAGTTGTAATATATAGCATGCAATGGTAATAATAATGCTGATCCCAGTGCACAGCCTTACCTCTGGCTGATGCATGCAGTTCTCCCAGCAGCCTGTCACTCCCTGCACTCAGCACACTGTCACTGCATGCACTTTGAAGCTGTTGGATAttattaactaaaaaaaaaaaacctgacacacCCGGGAGAAAGGGAGgtggattgaaaaaaaaaacacacacagaaagaaAGACAGAGAGAAGACCCAACttcaccccaccccctccccctcgcTTCACTAACCCCTCCTATTGGGGAGGTACGAGCTGTTTCGCGCCAAAATGCCTGctgcctcctccttcccccctccgCTCTTCTCTCCCCTCTTCAGTGAGAAATGTCAGCCTGCTGCTGCTTATCGCCCAATAGGTTTCCGGCTCACGGGGGCAGCCGGCCGTGCAGCGCTTCAAAGGgctgagagaggaggaggaggaggaggcggggggcaGATGGGAGGGAGGCTGCGCTATTCTCTCCTTACACCGGCCAgtgctgcctgtgtgtgtgctggGCTGGCCACACAGGGACTCCTCTGCATTGTCTGCTGCTCCATACatccctgcccctgt
Proteins encoded in this region:
- the MYCN gene encoding N-myc proto-oncogene protein, giving the protein MPGVVSKNPDLEFDSLQPCFYPDEDDFYLCGPDCAPPGEDIWKKFELLPTPPLSPSRAGLQSDPLSPGQGPLLEYGLPGDGDALDWASEFLLLPPEADLLGSSGWGLPQSNELGLSPCNLKSIIIQDCMWSGFSAREKLERAVNEKLGKTAEIVEPAAPSQTGTTAASNLLGQGEDLNNPASHCVDPAVVFPFPVNKGESVRNVPTATPISAIPTAVVPSSVPARSCAQPCLNSASSGDESHSESDDDEEEEEEEEEEEEDDDDEDEEEEEIDVVTVEKRRTSSNRAVTSPTMLRSKSINPASTKSPSTELILKRCAPVHQQHNYAAPSPYVETEEVAPPQKKQKSEAPRPVKNVVQPKSKSSSPRNYDSEDSERRRNHNILERQRRNDLRSSFLTLRDHVPELVKNDKAAKVVILKKATEYVHSLQDEEEKLLEEKEKLQLRHEELIKKIENSRTC